The Pseudomonadota bacterium genomic interval TCGGTGGGGGTGCGGACGAGGTCATGCTCTCGATAATCTGCAAGCTCGATGGTCTTGTCGGCCGATGAGCGCGGTCGATCCATGAGCCCGGTCGATCCATGAGCCCGGTCGATCCATGAGCGAGCGCAAGCTCGTCGTCACGTGCGCGCTGACCGGGGTCCTGACCGATCCGGCACGCCATCCCGTGCCCGTGAGTGCCGAGGAGATGGCCAGGTCGGCCCGCGAGGCCTACGACGCGGGCGCCAGCGTCATGCACCTGCATTTCC includes:
- a CDS encoding 3-keto-5-aminohexanoate cleavage protein, producing MSERKLVVTCALTGVLTDPARHPVPVSAEEMARSAREAYDAGASVMHLHF